Proteins co-encoded in one Armatimonadota bacterium genomic window:
- a CDS encoding dihydrolipoamide acetyltransferase family protein — MPTDVIMPALGMAQETGKVLRWLKREGDSVREGEPLLEIETDKATVELEAPASGVLAEVSAAEGDEVPVGRVIARILAPAEARGQAEQVGPSIVEAGAAPAAPATVAPSPPAPAQAPASVVPAEAASAASASPAAALPPAPGSAPASAARGGRVAASPKARRLAAEHGVDLRTLAGSGSGPGGAVLAADVLAAVRTGAGAAAPVAGPAPVAGPSAASAAGPALLVGPGAAPAAGPAPAAAPAAAAALPTVWRLMAERTTQSWTSVPHFFLLREVHAGRLVTWREKAAARLGVDLTYTDLLVKLVAMALREHPRVYARWHQGTIVDGEAINVGIAVATDDGLVVPVIAGADRLPLDEIARRRATLVERARAGRLRPEDLAGGTFTISNLGMYGIDAFTAIINPPQAAILAVGRIAPRVVPAGTRAAIRPMVWLALSCDHRVVDGARGAAFLQTLADLIEEPLGLLQ; from the coding sequence GCGCTGGCTCAAGCGCGAGGGCGACAGCGTCCGCGAGGGCGAGCCGCTGCTGGAGATCGAGACCGACAAGGCCACCGTCGAGCTGGAGGCGCCGGCCTCGGGGGTGCTGGCCGAGGTGTCGGCGGCCGAGGGCGACGAGGTGCCGGTGGGCCGGGTCATCGCGCGGATCCTGGCGCCGGCGGAGGCCCGGGGCCAAGCGGAGCAGGTGGGGCCGTCCATCGTCGAGGCTGGGGCCGCCCCAGCCGCGCCAGCGACGGTGGCACCGTCGCCGCCAGCACCCGCGCAGGCGCCAGCGAGCGTGGTGCCGGCTGAAGCTGCGTCTGCGGCCTCTGCGTCGCCTGCAGCCGCGCTGCCCCCGGCACCTGGATCGGCCCCGGCGTCTGCCGCACGGGGCGGTCGTGTGGCCGCCTCACCCAAAGCGCGGCGGCTGGCGGCCGAACACGGGGTCGACCTGCGGACGCTGGCCGGGTCCGGCTCCGGCCCGGGAGGTGCGGTGCTCGCTGCCGACGTGCTGGCGGCCGTGCGGACGGGTGCGGGTGCGGCCGCGCCGGTGGCGGGTCCGGCGCCCGTGGCAGGGCCGAGTGCCGCGTCCGCAGCCGGCCCGGCGCTCCTGGTGGGACCGGGTGCCGCGCCCGCAGCCGGCCCGGCGCCGGCGGCAGCGCCGGCCGCGGCTGCCGCCCTGCCGACCGTCTGGCGGCTGATGGCCGAGCGCACGACGCAGAGCTGGACGTCGGTGCCCCATTTCTTCCTGCTGCGCGAGGTGCACGCCGGACGGCTCGTGACCTGGCGGGAGAAGGCCGCGGCGCGGCTTGGGGTCGACCTGACCTACACCGACCTGCTGGTGAAGCTGGTGGCGATGGCGCTGCGCGAGCACCCACGGGTGTACGCGCGGTGGCACCAGGGCACGATCGTCGACGGCGAGGCGATCAACGTGGGCATCGCGGTGGCCACGGACGACGGGCTGGTGGTGCCGGTGATCGCCGGCGCCGACCGGCTGCCGCTGGACGAGATCGCCCGGCGTCGCGCGACGCTGGTGGAGCGGGCGCGGGCCGGCCGGCTGCGCCCCGAGGACCTAGCCGGCGGCACCTTCACCATCAGCAACCTGGGCATGTACGGCATCGACGCCTTCACGGCCATCATCAACCCGCCCCAGGCCGCCATCCTGGCCGTGGGGCGCATCGCGCCGCGCGTCGTGCCCGCCGGCACCCGCGCAGCGATCCGGCCGATGGTGTGGCTCGCGCTGTCGTGCGACCACCGGGTCGTCGACGGCGCGCGGGGGGCAGCGTTCCTGCAGACGCTGGCCGACCTGATCGAGGAACCGCTGGGGTTGCTGCAGTGA